In Choloepus didactylus isolate mChoDid1 chromosome X, mChoDid1.pri, whole genome shotgun sequence, a genomic segment contains:
- the PIGA gene encoding phosphatidylinositol N-acetylglucosaminyltransferase subunit A isoform X2, protein MACRGGGGHGQPPSAALTCVSPGSHSSSRTHSHSICMVSDFFYPNMGGVESHIYQLSQCLIERGHKVIIVTHAYGNRKGIRYLTNGLKVYYLPLKVMYNQSTATTLFHSLPLLSKENTVLRAALNPEIVSVIPNAVDPTDFTPDPFRRHDSVITIVVVSRLVYRKGTDLLSGIIPELCQKYPDLNFIIGGEGPKRVILEEVRERYQLHDRVRLLGALEHKDVRNVLVQGHIFLNTSLTEAFCMAIVEAASCGLQVVSTRVGGIPEVLPENLIILCEPSVKSLCEGLEKAIYQLKSGTLPAPENIHNIVKTFYTWRNVAERTEKVYDHVAGEAVLPIDKRLDRLISHCGPVTGCIFALLAVLNFLFLIFLRWMTPDSIIDVAIDATGLRGAWTHQYSYSKKGGDSNEISKTR, encoded by the exons ATGGCCTGTAGAGGAGGAGGTGGGCATGGCCAGCCGCCCTCAGCTGCACTCACCTGTGTTAGCCCTGGAAGTCATTCCTCAAGTAGAACTCATTCCCATAGTATATGCATGGTGTCTGACTTTTTCTACCCAAATATGGGTGGTGTGGAAAGCCACATTTACCAGCTCTCTCAGTGCCTGATTGAAAGAGGGCACAAGGTCATAATTGTCACCCATGCTTATGGAAATCGAAAAGGCATCCGATACCTCACTAATGGCCTCAAGGTCTATTATTTGCCTCTGAAAGTCATGTACAACCAATCTACAGCCACGACCCTCTTTCACAGTCTGCCATTGCTCAG TAAGGAAAACACTGTACTAAGAGCAGCACTGAATCCTGAAATAGTGTCCGTCATTCCTAATGCTGTAGATCCTACTGACTTCACTCCAGACCCATTTAGAAGGCATGATAGTGTAATAACTATTGTTGTTGTCAGCAGACTTGTTTACAGAAAAG ggACTGATTTGCTTAGTGGTATTATACCTGAACTCTGTCAGAAATATCCAGatttaaatttcataattggAGGAGAGGGACCAAAGAGAGTCATTTTGGAAGAAGTACGGGAAAGATACCAGCTACATGACAG GGTGCGTCTCTTGGGAGCCTTAGAACACAAGGATGTTAGAAATGTCTTAGTTCAAGGACATATTTTTCTTAATACCTCCCTTACCGAAGCATTCTGCATGGCAATTGTAGAAGCAGCCAGTTGTGGTTTACAG gtTGTAAGTACCAGGGTTGGTGGAATTCCTGAGGTACTTCCAGAAAATCTTATTATTCTATGTGAACCTTCCGTAAAATCTTTGTGCGAAGGATTGGAAAAAGCTATTTACCAACTGAAGTCAGGGACGTTGCCAGCTCCAGAAAATATCCATAACATAGTAAAGACTTTCTACACCTGGAGGAATGTTGCGGAGAGAACTGAAAAA GTGTATGACCACGTGGCAGGGGAGGCTGTATTACCCATAGACAAACGACTGGATAGACTCATCTCTCACTGTGGCCCAGTGACAGGCTGCATTTTTGCTCTGTTGGCTGTGCTCaactttctcttcctcattttcctgAGATGGATGACTCCAGATTCTATCATTGATGTTGCAATAGATGCCACGGGGCTGAGGGGTGCCTGGACTCATCAATATTCTTAcagcaaaaaagggggagatAGTAATGAGATTTCTAAAACCAGGTAG
- the PIGA gene encoding phosphatidylinositol N-acetylglucosaminyltransferase subunit A isoform X1 has translation MACRGGGGHGQPPSAALTCVSPGSHSSSRTHSHSICMVSDFFYPNMGGVESHIYQLSQCLIERGHKVIIVTHAYGNRKGIRYLTNGLKVYYLPLKVMYNQSTATTLFHSLPLLRYIFVRERVTIIHSHSSFSAMAHDALFHAKTMGLQTVFTDHSLFGFADVSSVLTNKLLTVSLCDTNHIICVSYTSKENTVLRAALNPEIVSVIPNAVDPTDFTPDPFRRHDSVITIVVVSRLVYRKGTDLLSGIIPELCQKYPDLNFIIGGEGPKRVILEEVRERYQLHDRVRLLGALEHKDVRNVLVQGHIFLNTSLTEAFCMAIVEAASCGLQVVSTRVGGIPEVLPENLIILCEPSVKSLCEGLEKAIYQLKSGTLPAPENIHNIVKTFYTWRNVAERTEKVYDHVAGEAVLPIDKRLDRLISHCGPVTGCIFALLAVLNFLFLIFLRWMTPDSIIDVAIDATGLRGAWTHQYSYSKKGGDSNEISKTR, from the exons ATGGCCTGTAGAGGAGGAGGTGGGCATGGCCAGCCGCCCTCAGCTGCACTCACCTGTGTTAGCCCTGGAAGTCATTCCTCAAGTAGAACTCATTCCCATAGTATATGCATGGTGTCTGACTTTTTCTACCCAAATATGGGTGGTGTGGAAAGCCACATTTACCAGCTCTCTCAGTGCCTGATTGAAAGAGGGCACAAGGTCATAATTGTCACCCATGCTTATGGAAATCGAAAAGGCATCCGATACCTCACTAATGGCCTCAAGGTCTATTATTTGCCTCTGAAAGTCATGTACAACCAATCTACAGCCACGACCCTCTTTCACAGTCTGCCATTGCTCAGGTACATATTTGTTCGGGAGAGAGTCACGATAATACATTCACATAGTTCCTTTTCTGCCATGGCCCATGATGCCCTCTTCCACGCCAAGACAATGGGGCTCCAGACAGTCTTCACGGACCATTCCCTTTTTGGATTTGCTGATGTCAGCTCGGTGCTTACAAACAAGCTTCTAACTGTGTCTCTTTGTGACACAAACCACATAATTTGTGTCTCTTATACTAGTAAGGAAAACACTGTACTAAGAGCAGCACTGAATCCTGAAATAGTGTCCGTCATTCCTAATGCTGTAGATCCTACTGACTTCACTCCAGACCCATTTAGAAGGCATGATAGTGTAATAACTATTGTTGTTGTCAGCAGACTTGTTTACAGAAAAG ggACTGATTTGCTTAGTGGTATTATACCTGAACTCTGTCAGAAATATCCAGatttaaatttcataattggAGGAGAGGGACCAAAGAGAGTCATTTTGGAAGAAGTACGGGAAAGATACCAGCTACATGACAG GGTGCGTCTCTTGGGAGCCTTAGAACACAAGGATGTTAGAAATGTCTTAGTTCAAGGACATATTTTTCTTAATACCTCCCTTACCGAAGCATTCTGCATGGCAATTGTAGAAGCAGCCAGTTGTGGTTTACAG gtTGTAAGTACCAGGGTTGGTGGAATTCCTGAGGTACTTCCAGAAAATCTTATTATTCTATGTGAACCTTCCGTAAAATCTTTGTGCGAAGGATTGGAAAAAGCTATTTACCAACTGAAGTCAGGGACGTTGCCAGCTCCAGAAAATATCCATAACATAGTAAAGACTTTCTACACCTGGAGGAATGTTGCGGAGAGAACTGAAAAA GTGTATGACCACGTGGCAGGGGAGGCTGTATTACCCATAGACAAACGACTGGATAGACTCATCTCTCACTGTGGCCCAGTGACAGGCTGCATTTTTGCTCTGTTGGCTGTGCTCaactttctcttcctcattttcctgAGATGGATGACTCCAGATTCTATCATTGATGTTGCAATAGATGCCACGGGGCTGAGGGGTGCCTGGACTCATCAATATTCTTAcagcaaaaaagggggagatAGTAATGAGATTTCTAAAACCAGGTAG
- the PIGA gene encoding phosphatidylinositol N-acetylglucosaminyltransferase subunit A isoform X3, translating to MACRGGGTDLLSGIIPELCQKYPDLNFIIGGEGPKRVILEEVRERYQLHDRVRLLGALEHKDVRNVLVQGHIFLNTSLTEAFCMAIVEAASCGLQVVSTRVGGIPEVLPENLIILCEPSVKSLCEGLEKAIYQLKSGTLPAPENIHNIVKTFYTWRNVAERTEKVYDHVAGEAVLPIDKRLDRLISHCGPVTGCIFALLAVLNFLFLIFLRWMTPDSIIDVAIDATGLRGAWTHQYSYSKKGGDSNEISKTR from the exons ATGGCCTGTAGAGGAGGAG ggACTGATTTGCTTAGTGGTATTATACCTGAACTCTGTCAGAAATATCCAGatttaaatttcataattggAGGAGAGGGACCAAAGAGAGTCATTTTGGAAGAAGTACGGGAAAGATACCAGCTACATGACAG GGTGCGTCTCTTGGGAGCCTTAGAACACAAGGATGTTAGAAATGTCTTAGTTCAAGGACATATTTTTCTTAATACCTCCCTTACCGAAGCATTCTGCATGGCAATTGTAGAAGCAGCCAGTTGTGGTTTACAG gtTGTAAGTACCAGGGTTGGTGGAATTCCTGAGGTACTTCCAGAAAATCTTATTATTCTATGTGAACCTTCCGTAAAATCTTTGTGCGAAGGATTGGAAAAAGCTATTTACCAACTGAAGTCAGGGACGTTGCCAGCTCCAGAAAATATCCATAACATAGTAAAGACTTTCTACACCTGGAGGAATGTTGCGGAGAGAACTGAAAAA GTGTATGACCACGTGGCAGGGGAGGCTGTATTACCCATAGACAAACGACTGGATAGACTCATCTCTCACTGTGGCCCAGTGACAGGCTGCATTTTTGCTCTGTTGGCTGTGCTCaactttctcttcctcattttcctgAGATGGATGACTCCAGATTCTATCATTGATGTTGCAATAGATGCCACGGGGCTGAGGGGTGCCTGGACTCATCAATATTCTTAcagcaaaaaagggggagatAGTAATGAGATTTCTAAAACCAGGTAG